Genomic window (Prosthecochloris aestuarii DSM 271):
GTAAAACGGAAGGAGCGTCCTGCCAGTGACGAAAGAGACACAAGATTTTCGATAAGAAGGAGGCCTGCTTCGAGCAGGATGTGATGAATCGGAAAGTTTTCGGCATCAGACGCATCGACCGATATGGCATCGACACCGATGCCCCTGAGAGTAAACCCCGACAGCCAACGTGCTGCATCTTCGTGAAGCACGGGGTAATCATGAAAATAGCGTTCATGACCCCAGAACCGGGCCCATCCTGTCGACAGCAGCACAAAATCGACCCCCTTGATACCTGTCGCAAAAGGATGCAGATCGGAAAGGGTTATCCGGGAGGCCGGCAACGAAGAGCAATCAATGACAAGCGCTCTTC
Coding sequences:
- a CDS encoding cyclase family protein, with protein sequence MKSVSAMSPSLFDLSYPLRADMAVYPGTPPVVLKPLCTIELDGFAENRLEISSHTGTHIDAPAHMLSGGRTLDSYPLSSFEGRALVIDCSSLPASRITLSDLHPFATGIKGVDFVLLSTGWARFWGHERYFHDYPVLHEDAARWLSGFTLRGIGVDAISVDASDAENFPIHHILLEAGLLLIENLVSLSSLAGRSFRFTCLPLPIESAEAAPVRAVAYL